One window from the genome of Eleginops maclovinus isolate JMC-PN-2008 ecotype Puerto Natales chromosome 15, JC_Emac_rtc_rv5, whole genome shotgun sequence encodes:
- the naa20 gene encoding N-alpha-acetyltransferase 20, which produces MTTLRPFNCDDLFKFNNINLDPLTETYGIPFYLQYLAHWPEYFIVAEAPGGELMGYIMGKAEGSVAREEWHGHVTALSVAPEFRRLGLAAKLMEMLEEISERKGGFFVDLFVRVSNQVAVNMYKRLGYSVYRTVIEYYSASNGEPDEDAYDMRKALSRDTEKKSIIPLPHPVRPEDIE; this is translated from the exons ATGACAACACTAAGACCTTTTAACTGCGATGATCTGTTTAAATTCAACAACAT CAACCTGGACCCATTGACCGAAACT TATGGGATCCCCTTCTACCTGCAGTACCTGGCTCACTGGCCCGAGTACTTCATCGTAGCCGAGGCTCCTGGAGGGGAACTCATGGGCTACA tCATGGGGAAGGCGGAGGGATCTGTGGCGCGGGAGGAGTGGCACGGTCACGTCACCGCTCTGTCTGTGGCGCCCGAGTTCAGGAGACTAGGCCTCGCTGCCAAACTCATGGAGATGCTGGAGGAGATCTCCGAGAG GAAGGGCGGGTTCTTCGTGGACCTCTTCGTGCGCGTCTCTAACCAGGTGGCGGTGAACATGTACAAGCGCCTGGGCTACAGCGTGTACCGGACGGTCATTGAGTATTACTCCGCCAGCAACGGGGAGCCGGACGAAGACGCCTACG ACATGAGGAAGGCTCTGTCCAGAGACACGGAGAAGAAGTCCATCATCCCGCTGCCTCATCCCGTCCGACCGGAGGACATCGAATAA